The DNA segment ACTCGTCCCGCAGGTTGACCACCGTGCCCAGCAGCCAGCCAACGATCGCTGCCAGCAATGCAAGGGAAAAACCTTCATCCGCCAGGGCGGCCCCGCAAACCAGGAATACCAATGCCAGGATCCACGGCATGACGCGCTCCCCTATGAGTAATCAGCCCCGCATCTGCCGACGTTCCCCAGGCAGACGAACCGGCCGGTTTCGCCCCTGGATGTCAGTGAGCGAAAAAGACCTGCGCCGCCAGGCGCAGGAACATGAAGATCAGGATCAAGGCACCGCTGATGAACAGCATGAAGCGGTGCGTGACCTTGTTGTACGAGCAATGCACCAGCGAGTGCAGCGCCCGCGTGACAACGAACGCCCAGGCGAGGCCGATGAACAGGTCATCCGCCAGCTGCATCATGTGGATCAACAGGGTCGTGACATAAAAGACGATCGGCACTTCGAACAGGTTCTGCAGGTTGTCGCTGGCCAGCGTTTCATACCGGGAAATCTCGACACCAGCCCGTTCCCTGCGGGTTGCCATCTTCTGCGGATGGATGCGATCGCGAATCATCCGCGGCACGCGCACGAAATAGAGATGCAGGCAGACGAGCAGCGTCAGGCCGATCATCGCGATAACCGGATGGAGAATATCGATATCAGCTGGCATGAGAAGCGCCCTCCTTGCGGTCAGTCATTTTGGTAACAATCACGATCACCAGGAGCGAAAGGAAGAAGCCGGGCACCAGCTCGTAAAGCCCGAACACGCCGCCGAAGCGATCTCCCAGCATTGGCCAGATGATGGTCGTCAGGCCGCCCACCAGCACGCCCGCCAGAGCTGCAGCACGGTTCATCGCCGGCCAGTAAAGGGACAGGATGACCGCCGGTCCGAATGCAGCACCGAAACCGGCCCAGGCCCAGGCCACCAGATCAAGTACCTTGCTGTCAGGGTCGCGTGCGAGGAACAAGGCCAGCAGGGCGATGCCCAGCACGGCCAGTCGTCCGACCCACAGCAATTCCCTTTCCGACGCCTGCTTGCGATACAGGCCCTTGTAGAAATCCTCGGCAAAGGCACTGGATGCCACCAGCAATTGTGCCGACGCCGTGCTCATGACCGCCGCCAGGATGGCTGCCAGGCAGATGCCGGCAACGACGGGATGGAACAGTTCCAGCGACATGAAGATGAATACCTTCTCCGCGTCATCGCCGGTCAGCTGCCGATCCAGCACGCCGACGCCGGTGAATCCGACCAGCATCGCGGCGACCAGCACCACGGTCACCCAGACCATGGCAATGCGCCGCGAGGCGGCAATGCCATTGGGATCATTGATCGCCATGAAGCGGGCCAGGATGTGTGGCTGGCCTGCATAGCCAAGTCCCCAGCCTGCCAGCGAGGCAATGCCGATCCAGCCCAGCGCCTCGCCGCTGGAAGCAGCGGTGTAGGGGTCTAGCATCTCGGCATTGAGGGCATTGAAGGTCTGGTTGATGCCGGCAAAGCCATCAATCAGCCACAGACCCATCAGCGCGACAATGACCAGTGCGAAGAACATCAAGGTGCCTTGCAGCACGTCAGCCCAGGAAATGGCCAGGAACCCGCCGAAGAAAGTATAGGAAATCACCGCGGCGCCACCGGCCAGCAGGGCCCAGTGGTATGGCATCTGGAACAGCGCCTCGAACAGCTTGCCGCCGGCCACGAAACCGGAGCTGGTATACAAGGTGAAGAAGAACAGCACGAAGGCGCCGGAAACCAGCCGCAGGATGCGGAGATCGTCGTTGAAGCGCCGCTCGAAATAATCCGGCAGGGTCAGTGCGTCATCGAGCTTTTCGGTGGCTTCGCGCAGCTTTTGCGCCACCAGCTTCCAGTTCAGGTAGGTTCCCAGCAGCAGGCCGGCAACCATCCAGATGGCCTCCAGGCCGGCCAGATAGGCAAGGCCCGGCAGGCCCAGCAGCAGCCAGCCCGACATGTCGGATGCCTGCGCGGCCAGCGCAGTTACCCAGGAGTTCAGCGAGCGGCCACCCAGGATGAAGTCGGAGAGGTTGGCCGTGCGTCGCCAGGATATCCAGGCCATCACCAGGATGATGGCCATGTAGACCATGAAGGTCCCGATGACGATGCTCACGTTTGCCGTCATGCTGTTTCCCCTGCAGGATTCGGATAGCGTGTCGGCCAGCCCGCGGGCCAGCCAGTTTCATGACGAAGAACTACGCCACAGCGGCGGGATGGTTGCAAGCAGGAGGACAGGAATGGCCGGTGACAAGCAGGATGGATGGTATCTCTACCTGCTGGAATGCCGGGACGGGCGTACCTATGCCGGCATAGCACGCGACGTCGAGGCCCGTTTCGCGCAACACGCCAGCGGCAAGGGCGCGCGCTTCACCCGCGCGAATCCGCCCGTCAGGATCCTGGGCGCAAGCCGCTTGCCCGATCGTAGCGAAGCCTCGAAGGCCGAGCATGCCTTGAAGAAACTGAGCAGAACGGAGCGGCTGGCCTGGGCCAGCGCGCATCCGTATCCGTCCAGGCAGGGGTAAACAGAAAAGATTACTTCAGCAACTGGCCGAGTCGATCCAGGTCGTTGACCACCCGCCACTCGCCACCACCGGTTTCGACGCGCACCTGCCACTCGGCCAGGCGATCCATGTATTCACGCGGGTCGATATTGTCCGACCGCAGCTTGGTGACATTGACCGCAACGACTTCGACATCGTCCATCGGCAAGGCAATGTCACGGACATAGCCGTCCGGCAGATCTTCCTTCATGTCGGAGAAGACCAGCACGGTCCGGTTGCCGACATCCTGCTCGTTCAGGTACTCGACGGCCTGCAGCATGCCGCCGGTGATATCGGTATAGGCGGAACCACGCGCCTCCTCGACAAAGGCATTCACCTTTTCGAGGAACTGTCGCTTCTGCTGGTTGGCTGCACTCGGACGATCGTCGAACGAGACCTTGGCGATGATGTCCTTTTCGCTGAAGCTGCCGGTATCGATCCGTGCGACGGCAAAGGCATCGCCGGGCTCGAGACGCGTCAGCAGGTAGGCAATGATCTGTTGCGCCTTGTCCAGCTCTTCCGTGTAAGTGCCAGAGGTATCCAGCAGCATGTAGACACCGCGGCCATTCGGCTGCGGCTCGCTGGAACAGGCGGCCAGCATGGCCAGCAAGAGTATCGGCAGGATCCTGTTGCGGAATGTCTTCAGGTCGTTCATTTCATGCCTCCCTGCTCGACAGGCGCGAGCTGCTCGCCTGGCCGTTCCTCTGCCTGACGACGTTTTCAATCCACAGCGGCAGGAACACCAGCACATCGTAGAAAGATGCGAGGAAACGGCCGACGCCACGGCTGACGTTGCCAACGATGCGGAATACGGTGGCAATCGCGCGAAGCAGGAAACCGCCAATCATGCCAAGCACCGTGCGCAGCGAATTGACGAACGTTTCCAGCGGAATGGCCACGAAGGTCAGCGCGAACGGCAGGATGAAACCCATGCCCATTTGCGCGGCCGTGGTGATCCACATGAAGCGCGGCTCGGTGGCCGCTGCGGCATCGCCGCGCAACATGGCGCTGGTCGCCAGCTCGTCCTGCACCAGGATTTCCCGCATGAATGCGAGCCCTGCTTCGACCGAGGCAAGAATCGTGAGGATGGTCAGGGAAATCCAGATCATGCGCCGCCGGGTGCGATCTTCCAGCGCACTGATGACGGGAAACAACCGCGTGATGCGCAATGACTCCATCAGGAAGAGGCCCATGGAAATTTCCACCAGGATGATCACCAGCGCAGCGATATCGGCGACCTTCAGGCCGGCCACCATGCCGGTACCACCTACCATTTCCGACATCGGACGTGCGATCAGGTTGAAGTTGATGATGGCACCGCCGACGGCAATCGCCAGCACGAAGGCTGCGACAAAGAACTGTGTCAGCGAGGAAGACGAGAGGCGACGCAAGGCGGCATCGTCACCGCGCGTGATCTCCTTGTACTCGCCCATGTGGTTGTCGATGGATGACGCCCGATCCAGCAGGCGTTGCAGCTTCGATTCAGCACCAGCGAGACGATCGACCAGTGCACGCCAGTGCGGTCGCGCCTTGCTCAACAGGCGATGGCGCTGGCGGGCGTCCTTGCGGTATTCGTTCGTCGCACGCTTTTCGGCTTTTTTCATTGAAACATGGATGTCGTCCAGCACCTTGCCGACCATGGCATCAGCCTTGGGAATGCGGGCCACGGCATCGACAGCATCGACCCAGCCCGGTGGCGCAGGAGGCACTTCGCGTGAATTCTGGTAATCCTCCTCGATCGCCGTGATGGCTTCCGACACCTGGCGATGAAGCGCCGGATAGTCACCCAGCTCCTTGCGCACCGAATGTTCGATCCGCTCGAACTCGCGCTCGATGGCCCGTTCGGCGGCTTCCCTTCCTTGCGACAGCAGAACTTCGCGATTTCGGGCAGCCATGCGGCTCTCGGCAGAAGCCAGGCCGTGCGCAGCGAGTCGACACGCTCGGTAAAGACTGTTGCCCAGCTGCAGCAAGCCCGCCCGGGCCGGCTCGCGCGCAAAATAAAGGAATACCATGCCGAGCAGCAGCCAGATCGCGATGGAGAGCAGCGGCACTGGCGTGATGGTGAGGAAATCGTTTGCAGACATGTCGCCCCCAATATCCTGTTCTTGTCCGGTTACCTTGATGGAGGCGAAGTGAACAAGCCGAGGGGTCAATCACAAATAGGAAATGGATCAGCAGGAATGTTCGAAGCTGAGACAGAGTTCACATGAGATATGTCAAAACTGATCAACTGCCTTCATTGTCGGCGGCCATCAACGGCAAGGCTTGCAACTGACCGACAACAACCAGTTCACGCATGTCGCGCTCCTCGAATAGGCAGGGAATTGCCCGGGTCCTGCTGTTGAAGGAGGTCGGCTCGAGGCGACCGCCAAGCGCGACGCAGACATCCTCGGCCAGGCTGCGGCCATCCACCCGACGCGCCAGCTGCAGGTCGGCAGGCAGGTAGTCGAAGTACTGGCTGTGGGGATCAAGCTGCCAACGGTGTTCAACCTGGCGCTGTTCGCTGCGTCGCTCCTGCCCGGCCGGGCAGGCAATCAGCATGAGGGTGCTGGCGAGCAGCAGGAGTGCGGGCAGTAAGCGTGCAGACATGGCTCAAACTCCGTTTCGAGACCTGTCAATTATTCAAAGTCGGGTCGAACCCTGCCCTCCGGCCTTTCCCTGTTTCATGAGTGGATTGACTCATTCCAATACAAAAAACCCCGACCCGGCGGTAAAGCCGGATCGGGGCTTGCATGCAATAGCAGGCTTCAGTCGGCCGGGTATTGCACGCTGGCGATCCAGCGATCGATCTTTTCCTCCAGGATGGACAACGGCAGCGAGCCGTCCGTCAGCACCTGGCGATGGAAGTCACGCGGATCGAAATGATCACCCAACGCGGCTTCTGCCCGGGCACGCAGCTCGGAGATCTTCAACTGACCGATCTTGTAGGCCAGCGCCTGCGAAGGAATGGCCATGTAACGCTCGGCCTCGGACACGGCTCGTG comes from the Gammaproteobacteria bacterium genome and includes:
- a CDS encoding MAPEG family protein → MPADIDILHPVIAMIGLTLLVCLHLYFVRVPRMIRDRIHPQKMATRRERAGVEISRYETLASDNLQNLFEVPIVFYVTTLLIHMMQLADDLFIGLAWAFVVTRALHSLVHCSYNKVTHRFMLFISGALILIFMFLRLAAQVFFAH
- the putP gene encoding sodium/proline symporter PutP translates to MTANVSIVIGTFMVYMAIILVMAWISWRRTANLSDFILGGRSLNSWVTALAAQASDMSGWLLLGLPGLAYLAGLEAIWMVAGLLLGTYLNWKLVAQKLREATEKLDDALTLPDYFERRFNDDLRILRLVSGAFVLFFFTLYTSSGFVAGGKLFEALFQMPYHWALLAGGAAVISYTFFGGFLAISWADVLQGTLMFFALVIVALMGLWLIDGFAGINQTFNALNAEMLDPYTAASSGEALGWIGIASLAGWGLGYAGQPHILARFMAINDPNGIAASRRIAMVWVTVVLVAAMLVGFTGVGVLDRQLTGDDAEKVFIFMSLELFHPVVAGICLAAILAAVMSTASAQLLVASSAFAEDFYKGLYRKQASERELLWVGRLAVLGIALLALFLARDPDSKVLDLVAWAWAGFGAAFGPAVILSLYWPAMNRAAALAGVLVGGLTTIIWPMLGDRFGGVFGLYELVPGFFLSLLVIVIVTKMTDRKEGASHAS
- a CDS encoding GIY-YIG nuclease family protein produces the protein MAGDKQDGWYLYLLECRDGRTYAGIARDVEARFAQHASGKGARFTRANPPVRILGASRLPDRSEASKAEHALKKLSRTERLAWASAHPYPSRQG
- a CDS encoding VWA domain-containing protein, whose protein sequence is MLAACSSEPQPNGRGVYMLLDTSGTYTEELDKAQQIIAYLLTRLEPGDAFAVARIDTGSFSEKDIIAKVSFDDRPSAANQQKRQFLEKVNAFVEEARGSAYTDITGGMLQAVEYLNEQDVGNRTVLVFSDMKEDLPDGYVRDIALPMDDVEVVAVNVTKLRSDNIDPREYMDRLAEWQVRVETGGGEWRVVNDLDRLGQLLK